The following are encoded in a window of Streptomyces sp. Go-475 genomic DNA:
- a CDS encoding type I polyketide synthase, with protein sequence MTTSDPDPRMAVIGMAFRLPGADTPEDFWRIIRDGTDCITRFTDEELAAAGIPAEEYGAEDFVGASGILDDLAGFDARHFAMSPHEARLTDPQQRMFLECAQHALENAGYPGERNGTRVGVYASTGYHLYTLQSYLLNNVLPSLPPTDWTSGMQTIIGNFADFTATRVAYRLGLTGPAVNIQTGCSSSLVGVQAAAQSLLLGDCDIALVGATAVHVPQVLGYRHVKGSILSRSGRVRAFDAGADGTVGGTGVLAVVLKRLARAVADGDTVHGVIRGWGIGNDGAAKTAFSAPSAEGQRTAIRQALRRAGVGAETIGYLETHGTGTLKGDPIEFDGAAGAYREDTDREGYCALGSTKANLGHLDAASGLAGLVKTLLVLHHGVIPPMANFTEPNPHLDLDRSPFYIPRTARPWPGSDLPRRAGLTSLGVGGTNVHLILEQAPEPAPRSGAASPPDVLLVSGSTPQALADNARAFRDRLRRPPAPHPADLVTTAALGRAHGPHRLAARGSTPAALADALDTWLAGTAQTAVTTGTAPGEGAARVAFQFTGQGSQYPAMAAGVYARFPAVREVLDACEQYHRDLTGVSLHAELTTEHAAGEGHLGDTDTAQPALFALQCALVRLWRDTGVAPYAVTGHSVGEYAALHAAGALSLRDGLRLTTERGRLMRRRCAPGAMVAAPIDRATALALATEVPGLEPAVSNGERAQVLAGPAEAVDRACALLDGRGTPGHRLPVTRAFHTALMEPVLEEFRKVLDDVEFRPVGIPFVSTLDGAVRPPGWIPDTDHFLRHAREPVRYDEALRGIGAQRPHVLLEIGPHSTLSGLARRALPDVPAVPSLRRGTGLGTLWGAAAALHCAGADLDWEPLLAGSGGRRVPLPGYRFQHRQHWTGPEPTVLGTAPSARKGTAVVQREAAAARVLHSIVESTARHLGGDPSAIDGDANFFDLGADSLQMISVLRELEQQHEVRVTMRQLLEETGTPRRLAEFIVARLPGTTAGTTADTATGTTAATGTTAGAASAEPAGVAEHAELADAAGPAEPAEPVVPMAAAPAPAFPPRSAPEPAPASPVSDPAPVPAPAAPVPAYATREELEDLARKIQQISQIQLQMMSQLSQLLALQTASVTDRLNGTVVK encoded by the coding sequence ATGACCACCAGCGATCCGGACCCGCGGATGGCCGTCATCGGCATGGCCTTCCGGCTGCCCGGCGCCGACACGCCCGAGGACTTCTGGCGGATCATCCGGGACGGCACGGACTGCATCACCCGCTTCACCGACGAGGAACTGGCCGCCGCCGGGATCCCCGCCGAGGAGTACGGGGCCGAGGACTTCGTCGGCGCCTCCGGGATCCTCGACGACCTCGCCGGCTTCGACGCCCGGCACTTCGCCATGAGCCCCCACGAGGCCCGGCTCACCGACCCGCAGCAGCGCATGTTCCTCGAATGCGCCCAGCACGCCCTGGAGAACGCCGGCTATCCAGGGGAACGGAACGGCACCCGCGTCGGCGTCTACGCCAGCACCGGATACCACCTGTACACCCTGCAGAGCTACCTGCTGAACAACGTCCTGCCCAGCCTGCCCCCGACCGACTGGACGTCGGGCATGCAGACGATCATCGGCAACTTCGCCGACTTCACGGCCACCCGTGTCGCCTACCGGCTGGGCCTGACCGGCCCCGCCGTCAACATCCAGACAGGCTGCTCCAGTTCCCTGGTCGGCGTGCAGGCGGCCGCGCAGTCGCTGCTCCTGGGCGACTGCGACATCGCCCTCGTCGGCGCCACCGCCGTCCACGTCCCGCAGGTCCTGGGCTACCGCCACGTCAAGGGCTCCATCCTGTCCAGGTCCGGCCGGGTGCGCGCCTTCGACGCCGGTGCCGACGGCACCGTGGGAGGCACCGGCGTGCTGGCCGTCGTACTGAAGCGGCTGGCCCGGGCCGTCGCCGACGGCGACACCGTGCACGGCGTCATCCGCGGCTGGGGCATCGGCAACGACGGCGCCGCGAAGACGGCGTTCAGCGCCCCCAGCGCCGAGGGCCAGCGCACCGCCATCCGGCAGGCCCTGCGACGCGCCGGCGTCGGCGCCGAGACCATCGGCTACCTGGAGACCCACGGCACCGGCACCCTCAAGGGCGACCCGATCGAGTTCGACGGGGCGGCCGGGGCCTACCGGGAGGACACCGACCGCGAGGGCTACTGCGCCCTCGGCTCGACCAAGGCCAACCTCGGCCACCTCGACGCCGCCTCCGGACTGGCCGGCCTCGTCAAGACCCTGCTGGTCCTGCACCACGGCGTGATCCCGCCGATGGCGAACTTCACCGAACCCAACCCCCACCTCGACCTCGACCGCAGCCCCTTCTACATCCCCCGCACCGCCCGGCCCTGGCCCGGGAGCGACCTGCCGCGCCGGGCGGGCCTGACCTCGCTCGGTGTCGGCGGCACCAACGTCCACCTGATCCTGGAACAGGCCCCCGAACCGGCTCCCAGGAGCGGCGCGGCCTCCCCGCCGGACGTCCTGCTGGTCTCGGGAAGCACCCCGCAGGCCCTCGCCGACAACGCCCGCGCCTTCCGCGACCGGTTGCGCCGGCCGCCCGCACCGCACCCGGCCGACCTGGTCACCACGGCCGCCCTCGGCCGCGCGCACGGCCCCCACCGCCTCGCCGCCCGCGGCTCCACCCCGGCGGCCCTCGCCGACGCCCTCGACACCTGGCTCGCCGGAACCGCCCAGACGGCGGTGACCACGGGGACGGCACCGGGGGAGGGCGCCGCGCGGGTGGCGTTCCAGTTCACCGGCCAGGGCAGCCAGTACCCCGCCATGGCGGCCGGCGTCTACGCGCGTTTCCCCGCCGTGCGCGAAGTCCTCGACGCGTGCGAGCAGTACCACCGCGACCTCACCGGCGTCTCGTTGCACGCGGAGCTGACCACGGAGCACGCGGCGGGGGAGGGGCACCTCGGGGACACGGACACCGCGCAGCCCGCGCTGTTCGCCCTGCAGTGCGCCCTCGTCCGGCTCTGGCGCGACACCGGCGTCGCACCGTACGCCGTGACCGGGCACAGCGTCGGCGAGTACGCCGCGCTCCACGCGGCGGGAGCCCTGTCCCTCCGGGACGGCCTGCGCCTCACCACCGAACGCGGCCGGCTGATGCGGCGGCGCTGCGCCCCGGGCGCGATGGTGGCCGCGCCGATCGACAGGGCCACCGCGCTCGCCCTGGCCACCGAGGTGCCCGGGCTGGAGCCCGCCGTGTCGAACGGGGAGCGCGCCCAGGTGCTCGCCGGACCGGCCGAGGCCGTCGACCGGGCATGCGCCCTGCTGGACGGGCGCGGCACACCGGGGCACCGGCTGCCGGTGACCCGCGCCTTCCACACCGCCCTGATGGAACCCGTGTTGGAGGAGTTCCGGAAGGTCCTCGACGACGTGGAGTTCCGGCCCGTCGGGATCCCGTTCGTCAGCACCCTCGACGGAGCGGTCCGCCCGCCCGGCTGGATCCCGGACACGGACCACTTCCTCCGGCACGCCCGCGAGCCCGTCCGTTACGACGAGGCGCTGCGCGGCATCGGCGCACAGCGGCCCCACGTCCTGCTCGAGATCGGGCCGCACAGCACCCTCAGCGGACTGGCCCGCCGGGCACTGCCCGACGTACCGGCGGTGCCGTCGCTGCGGCGCGGCACCGGACTCGGCACCCTCTGGGGCGCCGCCGCGGCACTGCACTGCGCGGGAGCGGACCTCGACTGGGAGCCGCTCCTGGCCGGCAGCGGGGGCCGGCGCGTCCCGCTGCCCGGATACCGATTCCAGCACCGACAGCACTGGACCGGGCCCGAGCCGACGGTCCTCGGCACGGCACCATCAGCGAGAAAGGGAACCGCAGTGGTTCAGCGAGAGGCAGCGGCCGCACGGGTACTGCACAGCATCGTCGAGTCGACCGCCCGGCACCTCGGCGGAGACCCGTCGGCGATCGACGGCGACGCGAACTTCTTCGATCTCGGCGCCGACTCGCTGCAGATGATCAGCGTGCTGCGGGAGCTGGAGCAGCAGCACGAGGTCAGGGTGACGATGCGACAGCTTCTGGAGGAGACCGGCACGCCGCGGCGGCTCGCGGAGTTCATCGTGGCCCGCTTGCCGGGGACGACGGCCGGTACGACGGCCGACACGGCGACCGGGACGACGGCGGCGACCGGGACGACGGCCGGGGCGGCGTCGGCCGAGCCGGCGGGAGTCGCCGAGCATGCGGAACTGGCTGATGCGGCGGGACCGGCCGAGCCTGCGGAGCCCGTTGTGCCCATGGCCGCCGCACCCGCACCGGCTTTCCCACCCCGGTCGGCTCCCGAGCCCGCGCCCGCCTCCCCTGTCTCCGACCCCGCGCCCGTGCCTGCCCCCGCTGCCCCCGTCCCCGCGTACGCGACCCGCGAGGAGCTGGAGGATCTCGCCCGCAAGATTCAGCAGATATCCCAGATACAGCTGCAGATGATGTCCCAGCTCTCCCAACTGCTCGCGCTCCAGACCGCCTCGGTGACGGACCGGCTCAACGGCACGGTCGTCAAGTGA
- a CDS encoding non-ribosomal peptide synthetase, translating to MSALNGISAALDQDLAAMAELSRRIADQLGTAAAEAPEPPRVHGPRVSVTRTSGMVREASPHTQQAHLADLVRRYTAKTPTSKRIAQRYRRVLADSRAVVGFRSGTKEMLYPIAGRRASGARLQDVDGNEYVDITMGFGVLLFGHEPDFVTDAVRAHLSRGIQLGPRAVETGEAAELLAELTGLERVAFANSGTEANSAAIRLARAATGRDKIVTFLGAYHGHADNVLGRAATSGTDADGITVPVSRGVPQAAVADLLVLDYGSDTALEAIARDAGDIAAVVVEPVQSRHPSLQPVEFVRRLRELTRRHGIVLLFDEMLTGFRPAPRGAQELYGVTPDLATYGKLLGGGFPIGAIAGRADIMDGVDGGYWSYGDDSYPPADTTFFGGTYIQHPVSMVAARAVLAHLKEHSPGLQERLNARTAELAATLNGFFEAEEYPLRMSHFGSQFRFEHRADMELLYHHLMLRGVHVWEWRNFFLSTAHSDGDIEFVADAVRDSLRELRSAGFFPGGPLVTPKAVPPKPDPQLESEPKPEPEPKPEPKPEPEPKPEPKPEPEPKPAPEPEPEPKPEPQPQAAPEPVASVAAMPWNAAATITAPRRAPAKDAAPRPAPARQASPRTPDFSVYFFGDYPQDASSPPHGQYELLVETARFADRHGFHALWMPERHFHSFGGLFPNPAVLAAALSRETERIRLNAGSVVLPLHDPIRVAEEWSMVDNLSGGRVGIGVAAGWNSKDFAFFPDRFGRHKELMYEQLEEVRTLWRGAALRRTTGDGEADLRLFPRPVQDTPPLYTAVVGNPASYELAARHDLGVVTNLMTQSVEQLGENIARYRRTRARHGLDPDAGRVAVLLHTFLADDHDTARTEAYEPLSRYMRASLSLFSGVTGSLGRSVDLAALSEDDLEALFRRAYGRYCDQRALIGTADSVRPVVDAVTAAGADEIVALVDFGVAADRLRAGLPRLDALRRHYDRRATAPSAPPRPAPVRPAPADAPLSPGQERVWFLERLLPGRTAYNEIKAIRLDGPLDVPALRAALRGLVARHEGLRTVFRERGGEPRQVVRASAEPDFEVVDAAAAPGTALRDVLSAESGRRFDLADGPLFVTRLVRTAEAEHVLVLSLHHIVVDAASATVLARDLSALYRAERDGTPHALPALTWSYADHARELAASARSREAEEDLAYWRTALGGELPVLALPTDRPRPATMTSNGRAVFHTLDPELSRRLREMSRTRRSTLFMTLLAGYAAMLHRVTGQTDLVVGTPISDRPERAEHLLGFFVNTLALRLDLSGDPAFGTLLDRVRTVALDAYDHARVPFERVVRELAPARAVDRTPVFQTFAEFQRAEPFRFDLPGIEATPLDAGPDKALTDLTVYFTDQPHGIRCHLEYNTDLFDRPTVDRFFATFRDLLTAAVDDPGAPLSRLAPPAPDTAADGDPVPKSWQHGPSRPPADTTVHALVARRAAAQPHSTAVISGDTRLTYRELDDRAERLASALGERHATGADGTVALWLPRSADLVVAMLAVLRTGRAYVPLDPSLGRARAEQIIAECGAGTLVSTREEAAALRLPGHVTVVPPDATARGGRAGESAPGGQTPCCVLYTSGSTGTPKGVVVPHRAVVDLCEWQHRRFAFTPADRSAVVCSQSFDASLLEIWPALTAGASVTIADEDRRRDPLALARWYAEQGVTFSILPTALGEQLLRLPPAEQPPLRHLLLGGDVLRTRPRPEAPYETVNVYGPTEVTVLCTTETVSPQGQDPGRSIAIGRPAGNVTLSVLDAAGSPVPVGAVGELYVGGAGVALGYLHRPRLTEERFLPDPDGAPDARRYRTGDLVRWRADGALEFCGRADDQVKIRGFRVEPEEVSRVLATLDGVRAAAVLARRDNRGEAYLAAYAVPADPIGAGADDRQAFADLLAEELAARLPEYLVPRAWRVLPALPVTGNGKLDRSALPAPDLVTTAPSHRPAPTTTGEPAAGHRRDVERRVRELWADEFGTDPDALTADASFFDLGGHSITAMRLVNQVREEFGTDYPMLSFYQEPTLRAMTARLARTAEETAPEPDALPGTVEHRAPATAQQARFATVHADHLLPQVFNVALRITLTGTLDVPALRTALTRLVERHEGLRTRLTRGGDGWEQQVLKPGPVHLPLDDLTSRPAQERQAALDEASTEAAETPIDPTRGTPMTVRLLRTGDTTWVLLLVLHHSACDGWSVSLLLKELAALYGAARRGEPPTLPAVLCQPVAYARWQREQADEAADEGKLRFWLRALDGVPFTVGLPLDRPRPEKPSGRGGAVTFAVPAGVRSAVERLARQRGTTPFAVTAAALGRMLAQKSGQADVVFNISYANRERRAFESLLACTITGFALPVRDGAAGSFTALTDRVARTAVECMDQAMPVRLIAPALREHTGADVPERLDVGFAYQNSLDAEVELPGLTTAVEDLAPAASRTELTFGLVPAGDELRGFVEYSADLWDRSTIEAWTRDYVALLREETARALGD from the coding sequence GTGAGCGCGCTGAACGGCATCTCCGCCGCACTCGACCAGGACCTGGCGGCGATGGCCGAACTCTCGCGGCGCATCGCCGACCAGCTGGGCACGGCCGCCGCCGAGGCCCCGGAGCCGCCGCGCGTCCACGGCCCCCGCGTGTCCGTCACGAGGACCTCCGGCATGGTGCGGGAGGCCTCCCCCCACACCCAGCAGGCACACCTCGCCGACCTCGTCCGCCGCTACACCGCGAAGACCCCGACCTCCAAGCGGATCGCCCAGCGCTACCGCCGCGTCCTGGCCGACAGCCGTGCCGTCGTGGGCTTCCGCAGCGGCACCAAGGAGATGCTGTACCCGATCGCCGGCCGCCGGGCGAGCGGGGCACGGCTCCAGGACGTCGACGGCAACGAGTACGTCGACATCACGATGGGCTTCGGCGTCCTCCTCTTCGGCCACGAGCCGGACTTCGTCACCGATGCCGTGCGCGCACACCTCTCCCGCGGCATCCAGCTCGGCCCCCGCGCCGTCGAGACCGGCGAGGCGGCGGAACTCCTCGCCGAACTCACCGGGCTGGAGCGCGTGGCCTTCGCCAACTCCGGCACCGAGGCCAACTCCGCGGCGATCCGCCTCGCCCGCGCCGCCACCGGCCGCGACAAGATCGTCACGTTCCTCGGCGCCTACCACGGCCACGCCGACAACGTCCTCGGCCGCGCCGCCACCTCCGGCACCGACGCCGACGGGATCACCGTGCCCGTCTCCCGGGGCGTCCCGCAGGCCGCCGTCGCCGATCTGCTGGTCCTCGACTACGGCAGCGACACCGCCCTGGAGGCGATCGCCCGCGACGCCGGCGACATCGCGGCGGTCGTCGTGGAGCCGGTGCAGAGCAGACACCCGTCGCTGCAGCCGGTCGAGTTCGTCCGCAGACTGCGCGAACTCACCCGCCGCCACGGCATCGTCCTGCTCTTCGACGAAATGCTGACCGGCTTCCGCCCCGCCCCACGCGGCGCGCAGGAGCTGTACGGCGTCACACCCGACCTCGCCACCTACGGCAAGCTCCTCGGCGGCGGCTTCCCCATCGGCGCGATCGCGGGCCGCGCCGACATCATGGACGGCGTCGACGGCGGCTACTGGTCCTACGGCGACGACAGCTACCCGCCCGCCGACACCACCTTCTTCGGCGGCACGTACATCCAGCACCCGGTGTCGATGGTCGCGGCCCGTGCCGTCCTCGCCCACCTCAAGGAGCACAGCCCCGGCCTCCAGGAGCGGCTCAACGCGCGCACGGCCGAACTGGCGGCGACGCTCAACGGCTTCTTCGAGGCCGAGGAGTACCCGCTGCGGATGAGCCACTTCGGCTCCCAGTTCCGCTTCGAGCACCGCGCCGACATGGAGCTCCTCTACCACCACCTGATGCTGCGCGGCGTGCACGTCTGGGAGTGGCGCAACTTCTTCCTGTCCACCGCCCACTCGGACGGCGACATCGAGTTCGTGGCGGACGCCGTACGGGACTCGCTGCGCGAGCTGCGGTCGGCGGGCTTCTTCCCGGGCGGACCGTTGGTGACGCCGAAGGCCGTGCCACCAAAGCCGGACCCGCAGTTGGAGTCGGAACCGAAACCCGAGCCGGAACCGAAACCCGAACCGAAACCCGAACCGGAACCGAAACCCGAACCGAAACCCGAACCGGAACCGAAACCCGCACCGGAACCGGAACCCGAACCGAAGCCGGAGCCGCAGCCACAAGCGGCCCCCGAACCAGTCGCTTCCGTGGCCGCCATGCCCTGGAACGCCGCCGCGACGATCACCGCGCCCCGCCGCGCCCCGGCGAAGGACGCCGCACCCCGCCCCGCTCCCGCGCGACAAGCCTCCCCCCGCACCCCCGACTTCAGCGTCTACTTCTTCGGCGACTACCCCCAGGACGCGTCCTCGCCGCCCCACGGCCAGTACGAACTCCTCGTCGAGACCGCCCGGTTCGCCGACCGGCACGGCTTTCACGCGCTCTGGATGCCCGAGCGCCACTTCCACTCCTTCGGCGGGCTCTTCCCCAACCCGGCGGTTCTGGCCGCCGCGCTGTCCCGGGAGACCGAGCGCATCCGCCTCAACGCCGGCTCCGTCGTCCTGCCGCTCCACGACCCGATCCGGGTCGCCGAGGAGTGGTCGATGGTCGACAACCTCTCGGGCGGCCGCGTCGGCATCGGCGTCGCCGCCGGCTGGAACTCCAAGGACTTCGCCTTCTTCCCCGACCGTTTCGGCCGGCACAAGGAGCTGATGTACGAACAGCTCGAAGAGGTACGGACGTTATGGCGCGGTGCCGCCCTGCGCCGCACCACCGGCGACGGCGAGGCCGACCTGCGGCTCTTCCCACGCCCGGTGCAGGACACCCCGCCCCTGTACACCGCGGTCGTCGGCAACCCCGCCTCGTACGAACTGGCCGCCCGCCACGACCTGGGCGTCGTCACCAACCTGATGACCCAGAGCGTCGAACAGCTCGGCGAGAACATCGCCCGCTACCGCCGCACCCGGGCCCGGCACGGACTGGACCCGGACGCCGGCCGGGTGGCCGTCCTGCTGCACACCTTCCTCGCGGACGACCACGACACCGCGCGCACCGAGGCCTACGAGCCCCTGTCCCGCTACATGCGCGCGTCGCTGTCCCTGTTCAGCGGCGTCACCGGCAGCCTCGGGCGCAGCGTCGACCTGGCCGCGCTGAGCGAGGACGACCTGGAGGCCCTGTTCCGCCGCGCCTACGGCCGCTACTGCGACCAGCGCGCCCTGATCGGCACGGCGGACAGCGTCCGCCCGGTGGTCGACGCGGTGACCGCGGCAGGAGCCGACGAGATCGTGGCCCTCGTGGACTTCGGTGTCGCGGCGGACCGACTGCGCGCGGGCCTGCCGCGCCTGGACGCCCTGCGCCGGCACTACGACCGGCGGGCCACCGCCCCCTCGGCACCCCCGCGCCCCGCGCCCGTCCGGCCGGCCCCCGCCGACGCCCCCTTGTCACCCGGCCAGGAACGCGTCTGGTTCCTGGAACGCCTCCTGCCGGGACGTACCGCCTACAACGAGATCAAGGCGATCCGTCTCGACGGCCCCCTCGACGTCCCCGCCCTGCGCGCGGCACTGCGCGGTCTCGTCGCCCGGCACGAGGGCCTGCGCACGGTCTTCCGGGAGAGGGGAGGAGAACCCCGGCAGGTGGTCCGGGCGTCCGCCGAGCCGGACTTCGAGGTCGTGGACGCCGCCGCCGCTCCCGGCACCGCGCTGCGGGACGTCCTGTCCGCCGAGAGCGGCCGCCGCTTCGACCTGGCGGACGGCCCGCTGTTCGTCACCCGGCTGGTCCGGACGGCCGAGGCGGAGCACGTCCTCGTCCTGTCCCTGCACCACATCGTCGTCGACGCGGCCTCCGCCACCGTCCTCGCCCGCGACCTGTCCGCCCTCTACCGGGCCGAACGCGACGGCACCCCCCACGCCCTGCCCGCCCTCACCTGGAGCTACGCCGATCACGCCCGGGAGCTGGCGGCGTCCGCGCGCAGCCGGGAGGCCGAGGAGGACCTGGCGTACTGGCGCACCGCCCTCGGCGGCGAACTGCCCGTCCTCGCCCTGCCCACCGACCGGCCCCGCCCGGCGACGATGACGTCGAACGGCCGGGCCGTCTTCCACACCCTCGACCCGGAACTCTCCCGGCGGCTGCGCGAGATGAGCCGCACCCGCCGCAGCACCCTCTTCATGACGCTGCTCGCCGGCTACGCGGCGATGCTCCACCGCGTCACCGGGCAGACGGACCTCGTCGTCGGCACCCCGATCTCGGACCGGCCCGAACGGGCCGAGCACCTGCTCGGCTTCTTCGTGAACACCCTCGCGCTCCGCCTCGACCTGTCCGGCGACCCCGCGTTCGGCACCCTCCTGGACCGGGTGCGCACGGTCGCCCTCGACGCGTACGACCACGCGCGCGTGCCCTTCGAGAGGGTGGTGCGCGAACTCGCCCCGGCCAGGGCGGTCGACCGGACACCCGTGTTCCAGACGTTCGCCGAGTTCCAGCGAGCCGAACCGTTCCGCTTCGACCTGCCCGGCATCGAGGCCACCCCGCTGGACGCGGGCCCGGACAAGGCCCTGACGGACCTCACCGTCTACTTCACCGACCAGCCGCACGGCATCCGCTGCCATCTGGAGTACAACACCGACCTGTTCGACCGGCCCACCGTCGACCGTTTCTTCGCCACCTTCCGGGACCTGCTCACGGCAGCGGTCGACGACCCCGGGGCACCCCTGTCCCGGCTCGCTCCGCCGGCCCCCGACACCGCCGCCGACGGCGATCCCGTGCCGAAGTCATGGCAACACGGCCCGTCCCGCCCGCCCGCGGACACCACCGTCCACGCCCTCGTCGCCCGGCGGGCCGCCGCGCAGCCGCACAGCACGGCGGTGATCAGCGGCGACACCCGACTGACCTACCGCGAACTCGACGACCGGGCCGAGCGGTTGGCCTCCGCCCTGGGGGAACGACACGCCACGGGCGCCGACGGGACGGTGGCGCTGTGGCTGCCCCGCTCCGCCGACCTCGTGGTCGCCATGCTCGCCGTGCTCAGGACGGGCCGCGCCTACGTCCCGCTCGACCCGTCACTCGGCCGGGCGCGCGCCGAGCAGATCATCGCCGAGTGCGGCGCCGGCACCCTGGTGTCGACGCGCGAGGAGGCCGCGGCCCTGAGACTGCCCGGCCACGTGACCGTCGTACCGCCGGACGCGACAGCGCGGGGCGGCCGAGCCGGCGAGTCCGCCCCCGGCGGCCAGACGCCGTGCTGCGTCCTGTACACCTCGGGCAGCACCGGCACCCCCAAGGGCGTCGTGGTGCCGCACCGCGCGGTCGTCGACCTGTGCGAGTGGCAGCACCGGCGCTTCGCCTTCACCCCGGCCGACCGCAGCGCCGTGGTGTGCAGCCAGAGCTTCGACGCCTCCCTCCTGGAGATCTGGCCGGCGCTGACGGCGGGCGCGTCGGTCACGATCGCCGACGAGGACCGGCGCAGGGACCCGCTCGCCCTGGCCCGCTGGTACGCCGAGCAGGGCGTCACCTTCTCGATCCTCCCCACCGCCCTCGGCGAGCAACTGCTGCGTCTTCCCCCGGCCGAGCAGCCGCCGCTGCGCCACCTGCTGCTCGGCGGCGACGTGCTGCGCACCCGGCCGCGGCCCGAGGCGCCGTACGAGACGGTGAACGTGTACGGGCCCACCGAGGTCACCGTGCTGTGCACCACCGAGACCGTCTCCCCGCAGGGCCAGGACCCCGGCCGGTCCATCGCGATCGGGCGGCCGGCCGGCAACGTGACGCTGAGCGTCCTCGACGCCGCGGGCAGCCCGGTGCCCGTCGGCGCGGTGGGGGAGCTGTACGTCGGCGGAGCCGGCGTCGCCCTCGGCTATCTGCACCGTCCCCGGCTGACCGAGGAGCGCTTCCTGCCGGACCCGGACGGCGCCCCGGACGCCCGCAGGTACCGCACCGGCGACCTGGTCCGCTGGCGGGCCGACGGCGCACTTGAGTTCTGCGGCCGGGCCGACGACCAGGTGAAGATCCGGGGCTTCCGGGTCGAGCCGGAGGAGGTCTCCCGCGTCCTGGCCACCCTGGACGGTGTGCGCGCGGCGGCCGTCCTGGCCCGCCGCGACAACCGGGGCGAGGCCTACCTGGCCGCCTACGCCGTCCCCGCCGATCCGATCGGCGCGGGGGCCGACGACCGGCAGGCGTTCGCCGACCTCCTGGCCGAGGAACTGGCGGCGCGCCTGCCGGAGTACCTGGTGCCGCGCGCCTGGCGGGTCCTGCCCGCCCTGCCCGTGACGGGCAACGGCAAACTCGACCGGTCCGCCCTTCCGGCACCCGACCTCGTCACCACCGCACCGAGCCACCGGCCGGCCCCCACCACCACCGGCGAGCCGGCGGCCGGCCACCGGAGGGACGTCGAGCGGCGCGTACGGGAGCTCTGGGCGGACGAGTTCGGCACGGACCCCGACGCCCTCACGGCCGACGCCTCGTTCTTCGACCTGGGCGGCCACTCGATCACCGCGATGCGGCTGGTCAACCAGGTCCGGGAGGAGTTCGGCACCGACTATCCGATGCTGAGCTTCTACCAGGAGCCGACCCTGCGGGCCATGACGGCCCGACTGGCCCGGACAGCCGAGGAGACGGCGCCCGAGCCGGACGCCCTCCCCGGCACCGTCGAGCACCGGGCACCCGCCACCGCCCAGCAGGCGCGCTTCGCCACGGTGCACGCCGACCACCTGCTGCCGCAGGTCTTCAACGTCGCCCTGCGCATCACCCTCACCGGAACCCTGGACGTCCCGGCCCTGCGCACCGCCCTGACCCGACTGGTCGAGCGGCACGAGGGACTGCGCACCCGCCTGACCCGCGGCGGAGACGGCTGGGAGCAACAGGTCCTGAAGCCCGGCCCGGTGCACCTGCCGCTCGACGACCTCACCTCACGGCCCGCGCAGGAGCGCCAGGCCGCCCTGGACGAGGCGAGCACCGAGGCCGCCGAGACACCGATCGACCCCACCCGGGGCACGCCGATGACCGTGCGCCTCCTGCGCACCGGCGACACCACCTGGGTCCTGCTCCTCGTCCTGCACCACTCCGCCTGTGACGGATGGTCCGTCAGCCTGCTGCTGAAGGAACTCGCCGCGCTCTACGGCGCCGCCCGGCGGGGCGAGCCGCCCACTCTGCCGGCCGTACTGTGCCAGCCGGTGGCGTACGCGCGATGGCAGCGGGAGCAGGCCGACGAGGCCGCCGACGAAGGCAAGCTGCGGTTCTGGCTGCGCGCACTGGACGGAGTGCCGTTCACTGTGGGCCTGCCCCTGGACCGGCCCAGGCCCGAGAAGCCGAGCGGCCGGGGCGGGGCCGTGACCTTCGCCGTGCCGGCCGGCGTGCGGTCCGCCGTCGAACGCCTCGCGCGGCAGCGGGGCACGACGCCGTTCGCCGTCACGGCGGCGGCCCTGGGCCGGATGCTCGCGCAGAAGTCCGGGCAGGCCGACGTCGTGTTCAACATCTCCTACGCCAACCGGGAGCGCCGCGCTTTCGAATCCCTGCTGGCCTGCACGATCACCGGCTTCGCCCTGCCGGTACGGGACGGAGCCGCCGGTTCCTTCACCGCGCTGACGGACCGGGTCGCCCGCACGGCGGTGGAGTGCATGGACCAGGCCATGCCGGTGCGGCTGATCGCCCCGGCACTGCGGGAGCACACGGGCGCCGACGTGCCGGAGCGGCTGGACGTCGGCTTCGCCTACCAGAACTCCCTGGACGCGGAAGTCGAACTCCCCGGCCTCACCACGGCCGTGGAGGACCTCGCCCCCGCCGCGTCCCGCACGGAGCTCACCTTCGGCCTCGTCCCGGCCGGGGACGAACTGCGGGGCTTCGTCGAGTACTCGGCCGACCTGTGGGACCGCAGCACGATCGAGGCCTGGACCCGTGACTACGTCGCGCTCCTGCGTGAGGAGACCGCCCGGGCACTCGGAGACTGA